From Triticum urartu cultivar G1812 chromosome 2, Tu2.1, whole genome shotgun sequence, a single genomic window includes:
- the LOC125537454 gene encoding tRNA dimethylallyltransferase 2 isoform X1: MPHLAAPASPPPAPNLMSDAREAASSSPPSERGRRKAVVVVMGATGAGKSRLAVDLARHFAGVEVVSADSMQVYRGLDVLTNKVSLDEQNGVPHHLLSIVDPSVEFTCRHFRDHALPIIEDILDRGGLPVVVGGTNFYIQALVSPFLFEDMSEDMQGCTLSDQLDDIGLATDDVRSGYEHLKEIDPIAAQRIHPNNHRKIKRYLELYATTGVLPSDLFQGEAAEDKWGRPTSSRFDCCFLWVDAELHVLDNYVNERVDCMINAGLLDEVRNIYNPGAVYTQGLRQAIGVREFDEFFRLYFTKKEPDEIKAGMLDLHDDKLKSLLDEAVSQLKANTRRLVRRQRRRLHQLNKDFGWNLHHIDATEAFQLMYILLGTTGDSWHVKVIKPCADTVRRFLSNDTTLASKDSTNDGGGTRLASRELWTQYVCEACDNRVLRGAHEWEQHKQGRGHRKRTQRLKRKSKIKSTSSEAEV, translated from the exons ATGCCCCACCTCGCCGCAcctgcctctccgccgccggcTCCAAACCTTATGTCCGACGCTCGCGAGGctgcctcctcctcgccgccgtccGAAAGGGGGCGGAggaaagcggtggtggttgtTATGGGCGCGACGGGCGCCGGCAAGTCCCGGCTTGCCGTTGACCTCGCGAGGCACTTTGCCGGCGTCGAGGTGGTCAGCGCCGACTCCATGCAGGTCTACCGAGGTCTCGATGTTCTTACTAACAAGGTCTCCCTCGATGAGCAGAACG GTGTTCCTCACCATCTCCTTAGCATCGTCGATCCTTCCGTGGAGTTCACTTGCCGTCATTTCCGTGATCATGCCTTGCCT ATTATAGAAGATATATTGGATCGTGGCGGCCTGCCTGTTGTTGTTGGTGGCACAAACTTCTATATACAG GCTCTTGTTAGTCCATTCCTCTTTGAGGATATGTCAGAAGATATGCAGGGTTGCACTTTAAGTGACCAACTTGATGATATAG GCCTTGCCACGGATGATGTTAGAAGTGGGTATGAACACTTGAAGGAGATTGATCCTATTGCGGCACAAAGGATCCACCCGAACAACCATCGAAAA ATAAAACGTTACCTTGAGTTATATGCAACCACAGGTGTACTACCAAGCGATCTTTTCCAAGGAGAAGCTGCAGAA GACAAGTGGGGACGGCCTACTAGCTCCAGATTTGACTGTTGTTTCCTGTGGGTAGACGCCGAGCTTCATGTTCTGGATAATTATGTCAATGAAAGAGTCGATTGCATGATTAATGCTGGCCTGCTTGATGAAGTGCGCAACATATATAATCCAGGTGCCGTTTATACCCAAGGTCTGCGGCAGGCCATTGGGGTTCGTGAATTTGATGAGTTTTTCAGATTATATTTTACAAAGAAAGAACCTGATGAAATAAAAGCTGGTATGCTTGATCTCCATGATGATAAGCTGAAAAGCTTGTTGGATGAAGCTGTCTCTCAGCTAAAAGCAAACACACGAAGACTTGTTCGACGCCAA AGACGGAGGCTACACCAGCTGAATAAAGACTTCGGGTGGAATTTGCATCACATTGATGCAACAGAAGCATTCCAAT TAATGTATATTTTACTAGGTACCACTGGTGACTCGTGGCACGTCAAGGTTATAAAACCTTGCGCAGATACTGTCAGAAGATTCTTGTCTAACGATACAACTTTGGCAAGTAAAGATTCTACGAATGATGGTGGTGGAACTAGGTTGGCCTCAAGAGAGTTATGGACTCAATATGTTTGCGAG GCCTGCGACAACCGGGTCCTTCGAGGGGCACACGAATGGGAACAGCACAAGCAAGGCCGAGGCCACCGGAAAAGAACACAGCGTTTGAAGCGGAAGAGTAAGATCAAGAGTACATCGTCTGAAGCAGAAGTATAA
- the LOC125537454 gene encoding tRNA dimethylallyltransferase 2 isoform X2: protein MPHLAAPASPPPAPNLMSDAREAASSSPPSERGRRKAVVVVMGATGAGKSRLAVDLARHFAGVEVVSADSMQVYRGLDVLTNKVSLDEQNGVPHHLLSIVDPSVEFTCRHFRDHALPIIEDILDRGGLPVVVGGTNFYIQALVSPFLFEDMSEDMQGCTLSDQLDDIGLATDDVRSGYEHLKEIDPIAAQRIHPNNHRKIKRYLELYATTGVLPSDLFQGEAAEDKWGRPTSSRFDCCFLWVDAELHVLDNYVNERVDCMINAGLLDEVRNIYNPGAVYTQGLRQAIGVREFDEFFRLYFTKKEPDEIKAGMLDLHDDKLKSLLDEAVSQLKANTRRLVRRQRRRLHQLNKDFGWNLHHIDATEAFQCTTGDSWHVKVIKPCADTVRRFLSNDTTLASKDSTNDGGGTRLASRELWTQYVCEACDNRVLRGAHEWEQHKQGRGHRKRTQRLKRKSKIKSTSSEAEV, encoded by the exons ATGCCCCACCTCGCCGCAcctgcctctccgccgccggcTCCAAACCTTATGTCCGACGCTCGCGAGGctgcctcctcctcgccgccgtccGAAAGGGGGCGGAggaaagcggtggtggttgtTATGGGCGCGACGGGCGCCGGCAAGTCCCGGCTTGCCGTTGACCTCGCGAGGCACTTTGCCGGCGTCGAGGTGGTCAGCGCCGACTCCATGCAGGTCTACCGAGGTCTCGATGTTCTTACTAACAAGGTCTCCCTCGATGAGCAGAACG GTGTTCCTCACCATCTCCTTAGCATCGTCGATCCTTCCGTGGAGTTCACTTGCCGTCATTTCCGTGATCATGCCTTGCCT ATTATAGAAGATATATTGGATCGTGGCGGCCTGCCTGTTGTTGTTGGTGGCACAAACTTCTATATACAG GCTCTTGTTAGTCCATTCCTCTTTGAGGATATGTCAGAAGATATGCAGGGTTGCACTTTAAGTGACCAACTTGATGATATAG GCCTTGCCACGGATGATGTTAGAAGTGGGTATGAACACTTGAAGGAGATTGATCCTATTGCGGCACAAAGGATCCACCCGAACAACCATCGAAAA ATAAAACGTTACCTTGAGTTATATGCAACCACAGGTGTACTACCAAGCGATCTTTTCCAAGGAGAAGCTGCAGAA GACAAGTGGGGACGGCCTACTAGCTCCAGATTTGACTGTTGTTTCCTGTGGGTAGACGCCGAGCTTCATGTTCTGGATAATTATGTCAATGAAAGAGTCGATTGCATGATTAATGCTGGCCTGCTTGATGAAGTGCGCAACATATATAATCCAGGTGCCGTTTATACCCAAGGTCTGCGGCAGGCCATTGGGGTTCGTGAATTTGATGAGTTTTTCAGATTATATTTTACAAAGAAAGAACCTGATGAAATAAAAGCTGGTATGCTTGATCTCCATGATGATAAGCTGAAAAGCTTGTTGGATGAAGCTGTCTCTCAGCTAAAAGCAAACACACGAAGACTTGTTCGACGCCAA AGACGGAGGCTACACCAGCTGAATAAAGACTTCGGGTGGAATTTGCATCACATTGATGCAACAGAAGCATTCCAAT GTACCACTGGTGACTCGTGGCACGTCAAGGTTATAAAACCTTGCGCAGATACTGTCAGAAGATTCTTGTCTAACGATACAACTTTGGCAAGTAAAGATTCTACGAATGATGGTGGTGGAACTAGGTTGGCCTCAAGAGAGTTATGGACTCAATATGTTTGCGAG GCCTGCGACAACCGGGTCCTTCGAGGGGCACACGAATGGGAACAGCACAAGCAAGGCCGAGGCCACCGGAAAAGAACACAGCGTTTGAAGCGGAAGAGTAAGATCAAGAGTACATCGTCTGAAGCAGAAGTATAA